Proteins found in one Triticum aestivum cultivar Chinese Spring chromosome 4D, IWGSC CS RefSeq v2.1, whole genome shotgun sequence genomic segment:
- the LOC123099228 gene encoding uncharacterized protein: MAAAARRALLLLLAAAAVALLAAPPAAAARPCGRAQTLLISFSSFSRPNPDPADPSPLTTTVVTVLRVRRLGPHRFHAHDQNRLQIRRPAEPLPAVGTPERDADADAASSFQERAKDILVVVSGLLFGFGCGALTAASMYLVWSLVASTGAAGPYEELYSDDDDEDNVSDDGAESPKKAGYVIIHGAEDVAAAAGKN; the protein is encoded by the coding sequence atggccgccgccgcccgccgcgccctgctcctcctcctcgccgccgccgccgtggccctcCTCGCGGCgcccccggcggccgccgcccgCCCCTGCGGCCGCGCGCAGACGCTGCtcatctccttctcctccttctcccgcCCCAACCCGGACCCCGCCGACCCGTCGCCGCTCACCACCACCGTCGTCACCGtcctccgcgtccgccgcctcgGCCCGCACCGCTTCCACGCCCACGACCAGAACCGCCTCCAGATCCGCCGCCCCGCCGAGCCCCTCCCCGCCGTTGGCACCCCCGAgcgcgacgccgacgccgacgccgcctccTCCTTCCAGGAGCGCGCCAAGGACATCCTCGTCGTCGTCTCGGGCCTGCTCTTCGGCTTCGGCTGCGGCGCCCTCACCGCCGCCTCCATGTACCTCGTCTGGTCCCTCGTCGCCTCCACCGGCGCCGCCGGCCCCTACGAGGAGCTctacagcgacgacgacgacgaggacaacgTCTCCGACGACGGCGCCGAGAGCCCCAAGAAGGCCGGCTACGTCATCATCCACGGCGCCgaggacgtcgccgccgccgccggtaaGAACTAA